Proteins encoded within one genomic window of Eleutherodactylus coqui strain aEleCoq1 chromosome 1, aEleCoq1.hap1, whole genome shotgun sequence:
- the LOC136581758 gene encoding mitochondrial ornithine transporter 1-like, translating into MKTNNTIQAAIDLTAGAAGGTACVLTGQPFDTAKVKMQTFPNLYGGLIDCATKTYKQVGFRGFYKGTSPALLANISENSVLFMSYGFCQRVVRRIVGLERNAPLSDLHNATAGSFAAAFASLALCPTELVKCRLQAMHEMQLSGKIIEGHNTVWSVIKNIMRTDGPMGFYHGLSSTLLREVPGYFFFFGGYELGRSFFTRNGKSKDELGIVPLMISGGIGGMSLWLVVFPVDCVKSRIQVLSMTGKQAGFIGTFLKILRNEGIVALYSGLKPTLIRAFPANGALFVAYEYSRKFMMQQFED; encoded by the exons GTGGAACAGCGTGTGTTCTGACCGGACAGCCGTTTGACACCGCCAAGGTGAAAATGCAGACGTTCCCTAATCTGTACGGAGGCCTTATAGACTGTGCAACGAAGACGTACAAACAAGTGGGGTTCAGAGGCTTCTACAAAGGAACCAGTCCAGCTCTTCTTGCAAACATCTCAGAGAACTCCGTACTCTTTATGAGCTATGGCTTCTGCCAGAGAGTTGTGAGGAGGATTGTGGGCTTGGAAAGGAACGCACCTCTCAG TGATCTACACAATGCAACCGCAGGCTCGTTCGCAGCAGCCTTTGCTTCATTAGCCCTTTGTCCCACAGAGCTGGTCAAGTGTCGTCTTCAAGCCATGCATGAAATGCAGCTATCCGGAAAGATTATAGAGGGGCACAA TACAGTGTGGTCAGTGATAAAGAACATCATGCGTACGGATGGGCCAATGGGTTTCTATCATGGACTCTCCAGCACTTTACTCAGGGAGGTTCCAGGCTACTTCTTCTTCTTTGGGGGCTATGAATTAGGTCGCTCCTTTTTTACAAGAAATGGAAAATCTAAAGATGAGTTAG GAATAGTGCCATTGATGATTAGTGGAGGTATTGGCGGCATGTCATTGTGGCTGGTTGTCTTCCCAGTGGATTGCGTGAAATCCCGAATCCAAGTCCTCTCCATGACAGGAAAACAAGCAGGATTCATAGGgacatttttgaaaattttgaGAAATGAAG GTATCGTGGCTTTATACTCTGGCCTAAAACCAACGTTAATCAGAGCTTTCCCAGCCAATGGAGCTCTCTTTGTAGCCTATGAATACAGCAGGAAGTTTATGATGCAGCAGTTTGAAGACTAG